The Phormidium yuhuli AB48 DNA window ATCGCAGCCTCGTTGAAAACGCCTCCGATCTCATCTTCCGTATGGATCGCTCCCTGCACTATCTCTACGTCAACCCCGCCTTCGAGAAACTCACCGGACAAACAGCTCAGGAGTGGATTGGCAAAACTCCCGAAGCCATGGGGATTGATCCACAAGTGATCAAATATTGGCAAAATAGCTTCAAGCAGATTCTCCTAACACACCAAGAAGTGATTATCGAGTCCCCCTTCCCCACTCTCGATGGTCCCTACTGGTTTCAAACCCGTCTGTTTCCCGAATTTAACAGCGACAGAGAAATACAATCCTTTTTCGGCATCGCCCGAGACATGACCGCCGGGAAACATACCGAAACCCAACTCCGCCGTCAAGCGAAATCCGAACAACTCATCAACCAAACCGCCCAAAAAATTCGACAGTCCCTCAACCTCGATCGCATCCTGGAGACCACCGTCACCGAAATCCAGCAACTCCTCCATTGCGATCGCCTCATCGTCTATCAATTTACCGACTCCATCAAGGGTATTATCACCGCTGAAGCCACCGCCCCAGGGATTGAAGGAACCCTTCACCGCTCATTTGAGGACAACTGCTTTGGTGACGTCTGTCAGAATGTCTATCTTCAAGGTTATTACACCCTCGTCAGCGATATCGAGAATCGGACTAACCTCGACCCCTGCTATCATGCCATGTTGAGGGAGTTAAAGGTCAAAGCGAACCTGGTAGTTCCCATTCTCTTACGGGAGGAGAGGCCCGGATGCCCAGACTCAAACGCTGAACTCTGGGGACTCCTCATTGCCCACCATTGTCGCGAACCCCATCCCTGGGATGCCAACGAAATCGAACTGTTACAGGATATCGCCCTGCAACTGGCCATCGCCATCCAACAAGCGGAACTCTACCAACAAGTTCAATCCCAACTGCAAGAGCGATGCAAAGCCGAAACCGCCCTACGGGAACTCAACGAAGAGTTAGAATCCCGAGTGCAGCAACGGACCCAAGAACTTGCCCAACGCGATCGCTATCTCAGCGGCATCGTCGAAATTCAACGACATCTCATCGCGACTTCTATCCCTGACTATGACACCATTCTTGCCATTCTTGGACATATCGCCACCGCCAGTCGCGTCTATATCTTCCATACCCATAATCAAGGACAGGGGACAGTCCTAGTCAGTCAAGTTGCCGAATGGTGTGCCGAAGGGGTGATCTCCCATCTCGATGATCCCAACTTACAAAATTTGTCCGTCGAAACCACCCCAACTGTTTGGAGCCGCTTTCAAGCCGGTCAATATTATGGCGGGAATGTTGCCGACCTCCCCCATCCTGAACGCTCCATCCTGGAACCCCAAGGGATCTTATCCATCGCTCTTGTCCCAATTTGTTTGAGCCGCAACACCCATTTATTCGGCTTTATTGGCTTTGACCGCTGCGATCGCGCCTGTCCCTGGAGCAACCTAGAAATCACCCTCCTACAATCCGTCTCCCGTTCCATCGCTCTGGCTAAAGAGCGGCAGGATATGGAAACGGCGTTACGAGATAGCCAAGAGCAGTTACAGAGCTTGCTAGAAAGTCTCAGAGAAATCATATTTCAAATTGATCAACAGGGTAATTGGAGCTTTCTCAATGCTGCCTGGGAAACCGTTACCGGATTTTCCGTCGCCGAGAGTCTCGGTCAACCCTTTTGGACGTATATTCATCCCAAAAGTCGTTCTTCTATTCACGAAAAATTCAGAAAACTTAGGCAACAAAAAGAGACAGAACTGGAAAACAAACGACTTAAAGCAGAACTTCAATTCTACAAGAAAAATGGAGAAATTTGCTGGCTAGAAATTGATGTCATTGCCATGAAAAATTCTAAAGGCACCGTTATCGGTCTCTCCGGGATTCTCAACGACATTACCGAGCGAAAACTAGCCCAAGCTGAGCGAGATCATAGCCAGCAACGACTAGAAATGGCTCTCGATGCCGTTAAACATGGCGTGTGGGAATGGGGTGTCAATAACAACCACTGCTTTTTTAGCCGTCGCTACTACACCATGCTTGGCTATCAACCCGATGACTTTAGCGGCTCTTTTGACACCTGGACATCCCTCACGCATCCCGACGACTTAGAGAGGGTTTTACCTATCATTCGAGAAGCCATCAACACCAATACTCCCTTTGCTGTTGAGTTCCGCATGAAACGTCGGTCGGGTGACTGGTGTTGGATTCAGAGTATGGGAAGTCCTTATCACTATCGAGGAGTGAGTGAACATCAAACCATCTCGAATGTCTTTGTGGGAACTCATGTGGACATTACTGAACGAAAAGACTCAGAAGCTGAACTCAAACAAAATCTTCAAGAAAAAGAAATCTTACTTAAAGAAATTCATCATCGAGTCAAAAACAACCTCTTAGTTGTCGCCTCTCTGTTAGAATTTCAGTCAGACTATAGCGATAATACAGAAATCCATCGAGCCTTGCAAGACAGCCAAAACCGTGTTTTATCTATGTCCCTTATTCACGAACGTCTCTATCAATCGACAGATCTCTCTCATATTGAGTTTCGGGATTACTTAGAAACTCTCATCGAAAAGCTTTTTTTGTCCTACAATATAGATAGCCATAAAATTACCTATTTAATTCACTGTGCGCCAATTCGACTCAACATTGAAACAGCTCATCCCTGTGGACTTATTATTAACGAAATCATCTCCAATGTCTTAAAGCATGCCTTCCCTGATGCTAGAACAGGAACTGTTAAAATCTTGGTTAACCAAGAGCCAACTGGACTCATTCATCTGCGAATCAAAGATAATGGTATCGGAATTCCTGAACACATTGATCTATTTAATACTGACTCTCTCGGAATGGAATTGATTGTCATGCTCGTGGAGCAACTTCGAGGTCAAATCCATCTTAATCGTCAAGAGGGAACTGAATTTCATATTACATTTTCTGAGTTAACATACAAACGGAGAGTTTAATACCATGACTATCACCATTTTTTTAGTTGAAGATGAAATCATTTTAGCCCGCAGCCTATCCCGTAAACTCAAGCAATTGGGATACCAGGTAATCGGAACTGCGACGTCAGGGGAGGATGCGATTGAAAAAATCATCGAACACCCTCCAGATGTTGTCCTCATGGATATTGTCATTCAAGGGGAAATAGATGGCATTCAAACCACCCAAAAACTGCTGAAGTCCATTGATATACCCGTGATATACCTGACCGCCTATGCCGACGATGAAACCCTTGATCGCGCCGAAGCATCTGGCTCCTATGGCTATCTTCTCAAACCGCCTAAAGAGCGTGAAATTCATGCCACATTAAAAATGGTATTAAAGAAACACAAAGATGCAAGATTACTGAAACAACTTATCGAAAAATCAAAAGATAGCCTCGAAAAAAAATCTCAATATCTCTCTATGACCTCTCATGATTTGCGGAATCCATTAACCGCCATTCAGATGTCATCGGATATGTTGAAAACTTTTGACGAGAGTTGGGATCGTCAACGAAAATTAAAATATTTCGAGAGAATTCAGCGAGCGATTACCAGCATAAACGGTATGCTCGATGAAGTGTCCTTAGTTTCCAAAGCTGAATCTGGTAAATTGCCCTTCTTACCCCAGCCTCTGGACTTGGTCGCTTTCATTCAAGAAATAATCGCTGAGTTTGAACCATTATCAGAAAATAAACATCAGTTGCAGTTCCAGTATGAGCCAATTCCTGAGACCCCAGTCTTGGATAAAATTCTCTTGCGTCATATCTTAGCCAACCTCCTGATCAATGCCATAAAATACTCCCCCGAAGGTGGCGTCATCACCCTAACGCTGCAACCCATTCCCAAGGGAATTGAGGTGCAAGTTGCCGACCATGGTCTTGGTATCCCTGAAGCCGATCTCTGTCATCTTTTTGATCGCCACCAACGGGCCTCAAATGTCTCTCGTATTCCTGGAACGGGTTTAGGACTCTATATCAGTCAAAAAGCCGTGGAATGCCATGGTGGAAGCATCAGCGTTGAGAGTCAAGTTGGGGAAGGAACCACCTTTAGCGTCAAACTTCCGAGTTGTACCTGTCTCGACAGCTCCCCGCTGCTTCAGGAATCCTAAGGAAACCTGAGAGCCGGGAGATGAAGCTAACCGCAACGAGTCAAGACATCACCCTAAAACTAGGACAAGCGAGCCTTAATCTGAGGGTGGCGTTCCACTCCTTCAAAGCTATAGCGGACTGGCATTCATGTTTACAGCTGTGGTCCAAAGTGACTAAGGTTCCCAACAAGTTACCAAAGGGAATTTACCGAGGAGGTTGGCCAGCAGGTTATTGGTAACCAGCCAATGGCAAATTCCTGAGCGGTGATGGAGGCTTCTAGGCGTTGTGCATCGGCTTGTAGGGTTTCCGCCAGCATTTGTGCTAGTTCATAGAGCCTGGGGAAATGAGTGGTGGCATCTTCGAGGAAGGCGATCGCCTCGTCGGTGTCTCCCTCATCCATAAACCATTATTGACGAAAATAGTACGGCTCACCTCGGTCATAGCACGTTTTTTCGGGAACTGCCATTGCCGGGCCTTGGAGTTAACCGATAAGGGGTTGAACATCTAAACGGATACGGCGATATCCCTTTGCCAGCTAACGTATGTCCCTAATAAAGCGATCGCTGACTAAAACTTGAACGGGTGAGTTAGTCGACATCCATACCCTCCCAAAGTTGGGAAACGGGTTTCGTTCTGCCGCCTAAGATATCTTGCCAGCCTTGATAAAGTCCTTCCTCAATCTCGGCGATGGGGGTATCGTCCGGGTCATCTTCAGGTTCAGTGACCAGTACAATCACGCGAACTCGGCTGTTGACGTTAAGTGCCAGTGGTTTATCTAGGGTAAGTTGCCCATTTTCTGAGACGATAGCTGTCGTTTCAATAGCTTTCATAGTTAAGATAAGTTGATTTTGATAGGTGTTCTGAGCAGAGTCAACGCATTAAATTAGTAAGGAGAATGTGATAAAGGTGAACGCAGAAAAGTCGCCAGAATTTCGAGCGTAAACTGATTGTCGAGTCCGGCTGGATCACCCTTCATCTTCAAACTTCCCGACCAAAATACTTTCGATATTTTAATTATGTGATAACAATTGTTGGATAACTTTAATCCAGCTTGCGTAAGCTGCCACTACTCCGTATTTTGAATCAGACCGTTTCTAACCCTTTCACAAAAGTTCAAAAAAACCGAAAGGTTTTGAGATCCTCTGGCTTTTCTTGCACTCTTTTTTGCAGTTGCTCAAGATAGTATTTCTCAGCGGCATCTCTTGGATACTTCTTAGTGTAAGCTGTATTTTTTGATCTAAAAATTTCCTGTAGGTACTTGAAATGAAAATCTGCATGATTTTTCTCTTTATATTTGCCCATCTCCTCTGGATTATCCTGAGAAACATCATAGTATCTTACATACTCTGGCAATTTTCCCTGGAGTAATGGTTGTCTAGAGTGAAAAATATTTCTATTTCCTAACAACCAAGTTTCTATACAGCGATTTTGCACAATGACTTCAAGTTTAGTCTTTCCTAAGTTAATTTCTTTATCTCGCACCACTTCACGTATATACCGAACTCTATCTTCTACTAAATCTTCATCTGCATCAACACAGATTACAAGGTAATCATACTTTGACGTTTTGCGAATTTTATCAGCTGCGTTCTCAAGTGCATCACCCAAAATGCTGGGATAGCCTTTGCCACTGATGAGGTAGTAGTTATTATTTTTGACCTCATCGTGATACTTGACTCGTTTTAGTTCGGGAATTAGATATTGAAGCCATTTAGGATATATTTTTTTCTCCGTGCTCTGTCCTTCTACTAAAAAATAAATGTTCACGTTTATTACTCCATATCCTCATCATCTTCTAAAACGTTTATTAAGTCAATAAAAGCTTTTTGTCTAGATTCAGATATATGAAAATCTTCCGAATCTTTAATAGTGACTACTCCACCTTTTCGAGTCACTATTTTCCAGTAAGCAGGACTAACGTTATTAATTATGTAAGGGTGATGACTCGTTATAAAAAATTGAAACCCCTTATCTCCCAGTATAAGTTCAGTAACACTGTCCAAGCAATTAACTCCCAAACTATTTTCAAATTCATCAACGAGTATGATGCTATTTTCAGGGGCTAAGTACAACTCGCTAATATACATTAACGTCTTCAACATTCCCGAAGATATATTTTGGATCCAGTCCTTCACACCCTTTTCCTTAATACTAACAGTATTAGCTTCTTTGAAGAAATCAGATAGTTCAACGGGAATATTATTACCTCTAATTGTCTCTATTTTTACATCTGAGACATTTGGGAAAACTGATATAAAAGCTTCCTTAATTCTATTAAAAGTTTCGGGGAAAGCTCTATGAAGAATAGATAGTTTTATATGCACTGGCCATCCGCTCTTCTGCAAGTTAGAAAGTTTAGCTTTTTCAAATTTCCTCAAAATACCTACTGGCAAGCTCCAAAATCTACCATAGCTTGTAGAGTCGGCTAGTATAATGTTGTCTAAAGACTCCTTTACAGGAGAGATCTGATCCTCTTGCTTGAGAAGTTCAATAACGCTCTCAAAAGGTGATAGTTTGGGAGTCTTCTGCCCATTTAAAACAATGTCTGAGCCTTGTCTCTCAATCAAAACCCCATGATTATCACAAACTAATCTTTCGTTGGTGAGCCTGACTTGCTGATTTTCATCTGAACTGTCATCAACTAGAATTGCCTCCTCTTGCGTTTCAAACTCTCCCATCCAGCTGTACTCATGTCCGTCATCTCCTACGAAGCAAACATCCCATTTCACTCCGTTCAACGATGCACCGTTAGCTATAGCCTTCAAATTATAAATAGCTTTGAGGGTTCTTGTCTTACCTACACCAGATACACCAACAAGAAGATTGAGATTCGGTAAAAAATCGACTCTTGCCAGTTCCCACTTATATTCGTCATCATAGTATTTTAATTTCTTGATTTGCATATTAGCTACTAGCTGATGAAAATTATGACCAAGAGTTTATCGGCTTGACATCTGCGTTACTGATAAATCAAATAAAAATGGAGTGA harbors:
- a CDS encoding PAS domain S-box protein; translated protein: MMYLPSLDEILDQTPLIFHPQTPLLEVLAQMSCVNAQGQCNPHKASHSGVLITEGDRLLGIFTERDVVGLAARDHDFQTTTIAEVMTPNPITLKRSEFKDIFGIISCFRTHHIRHLPLVDDSEKLEGLFSQDVLRDSLQPEHLLRLRDVSEVMVRDILTLDVGAIAIEAIELMAKHHTSCIVICQRGESKNDPQKYPVGILTERDILQYRLLNLDFKTYTALELSSSPPLCLKTGESLWLGYEQMQKQRVRRLLVIGKQGELLGLITQSTILNALTPLALYETIDVLQEHIGTLEEEKIQLLQQQTQQLQAEVEQQTQTLQEQATQAQLLANLAAKIRQSLNLDRILNTIVQEIRQSLNCDRVFIAKLQSQTDHSSAKIVAESLPPEDSSRLGRSLWEFSSSSTFPQQPHSNPSLAPCVIRCDIRCDPHLKPAQRQRLHRLPLAAEISILLCEGDRPWGILCLQQSQQPRTWKPWEVDLLQNLVVQIAIALQQAQLYKQAQQELRERQAAQTRLIEKEKAYRSLVENASDLIFRMDRSLHYLYVNPAFEKLTGQTAQEWIGKTPEAMGIDPQVIKYWQNSFKQILLTHQEVIIESPFPTLDGPYWFQTRLFPEFNSDREIQSFFGIARDMTAGKHTETQLRRQAKSEQLINQTAQKIRQSLNLDRILETTVTEIQQLLHCDRLIVYQFTDSIKGIITAEATAPGIEGTLHRSFEDNCFGDVCQNVYLQGYYTLVSDIENRTNLDPCYHAMLRELKVKANLVVPILLREERPGCPDSNAELWGLLIAHHCREPHPWDANEIELLQDIALQLAIAIQQAELYQQVQSQLQERCKAETALRELNEELESRVQQRTQELAQRDRYLSGIVEIQRHLIATSIPDYDTILAILGHIATASRVYIFHTHNQGQGTVLVSQVAEWCAEGVISHLDDPNLQNLSVETTPTVWSRFQAGQYYGGNVADLPHPERSILEPQGILSIALVPICLSRNTHLFGFIGFDRCDRACPWSNLEITLLQSVSRSIALAKERQDMETALRDSQEQLQSLLESLREIIFQIDQQGNWSFLNAAWETVTGFSVAESLGQPFWTYIHPKSRSSIHEKFRKLRQQKETELENKRLKAELQFYKKNGEICWLEIDVIAMKNSKGTVIGLSGILNDITERKLAQAERDHSQQRLEMALDAVKHGVWEWGVNNNHCFFSRRYYTMLGYQPDDFSGSFDTWTSLTHPDDLERVLPIIREAINTNTPFAVEFRMKRRSGDWCWIQSMGSPYHYRGVSEHQTISNVFVGTHVDITERKDSEAELKQNLQEKEILLKEIHHRVKNNLLVVASLLEFQSDYSDNTEIHRALQDSQNRVLSMSLIHERLYQSTDLSHIEFRDYLETLIEKLFLSYNIDSHKITYLIHCAPIRLNIETAHPCGLIINEIISNVLKHAFPDARTGTVKILVNQEPTGLIHLRIKDNGIGIPEHIDLFNTDSLGMELIVMLVEQLRGQIHLNRQEGTEFHITFSELTYKRRV
- a CDS encoding hybrid sensor histidine kinase/response regulator, whose amino-acid sequence is MTITIFLVEDEIILARSLSRKLKQLGYQVIGTATSGEDAIEKIIEHPPDVVLMDIVIQGEIDGIQTTQKLLKSIDIPVIYLTAYADDETLDRAEASGSYGYLLKPPKEREIHATLKMVLKKHKDARLLKQLIEKSKDSLEKKSQYLSMTSHDLRNPLTAIQMSSDMLKTFDESWDRQRKLKYFERIQRAITSINGMLDEVSLVSKAESGKLPFLPQPLDLVAFIQEIIAEFEPLSENKHQLQFQYEPIPETPVLDKILLRHILANLLINAIKYSPEGGVITLTLQPIPKGIEVQVADHGLGIPEADLCHLFDRHQRASNVSRIPGTGLGLYISQKAVECHGGSISVESQVGEGTTFSVKLPSCTCLDSSPLLQES
- a CDS encoding type II toxin-antitoxin system RelN family antitoxin; amino-acid sequence: MKAIETTAIVSENGQLTLDKPLALNVNSRVRVIVLVTEPEDDPDDTPIAEIEEGLYQGWQDILGGRTKPVSQLWEGMDVD
- a CDS encoding RloB family protein, with the protein product MNIYFLVEGQSTEKKIYPKWLQYLIPELKRVKYHDEVKNNNYYLISGKGYPSILGDALENAADKIRKTSKYDYLVICVDADEDLVEDRVRYIREVVRDKEINLGKTKLEVIVQNRCIETWLLGNRNIFHSRQPLLQGKLPEYVRYYDVSQDNPEEMGKYKEKNHADFHFKYLQEIFRSKNTAYTKKYPRDAAEKYYLEQLQKRVQEKPEDLKTFRFF
- a CDS encoding AAA family ATPase: MQIKKLKYYDDEYKWELARVDFLPNLNLLVGVSGVGKTRTLKAIYNLKAIANGASLNGVKWDVCFVGDDGHEYSWMGEFETQEEAILVDDSSDENQQVRLTNERLVCDNHGVLIERQGSDIVLNGQKTPKLSPFESVIELLKQEDQISPVKESLDNIILADSTSYGRFWSLPVGILRKFEKAKLSNLQKSGWPVHIKLSILHRAFPETFNRIKEAFISVFPNVSDVKIETIRGNNIPVELSDFFKEANTVSIKEKGVKDWIQNISSGMLKTLMYISELYLAPENSIILVDEFENSLGVNCLDSVTELILGDKGFQFFITSHHPYIINNVSPAYWKIVTRKGGVVTIKDSEDFHISESRQKAFIDLINVLEDDEDME